From Algoriphagus sp. NG3, the proteins below share one genomic window:
- a CDS encoding hydroxymethylpyrimidine/phosphomethylpyrimidine kinase, which produces MQHNRPYVLTIAGFDPSAGAGLTADTKTFEQHKVYGLAICSGITLQTEDTFIAMRWEKIPDVLQAVEVLLAKYPVKVIKTGILPNVDYLEQIISYVNLHFPLIKIIVDPVFKASAGFELFDFTSRDRFYKTLKKCYLITPNLEEVEWITGEETAEKAADELAKHCAVFLKGGHSTTKKGVDYLYEGKQIIEFLPAKESTNSKHGTGCVLSAAIASNLALGFSLEEACRRGKAYLEKVLESNQTLLGYHNV; this is translated from the coding sequence ATGCAGCACAATAGACCTTATGTATTGACAATTGCAGGTTTCGACCCCAGTGCAGGTGCAGGCTTGACGGCTGACACCAAGACCTTTGAACAGCATAAAGTCTATGGTCTGGCCATCTGCTCCGGGATCACCCTGCAAACAGAGGACACCTTTATTGCCATGCGGTGGGAGAAAATACCCGACGTTCTGCAAGCAGTCGAAGTATTACTGGCAAAGTATCCCGTCAAAGTGATCAAAACGGGGATTTTGCCCAATGTGGACTATTTAGAGCAAATCATAAGCTATGTAAACCTGCATTTCCCATTGATAAAAATCATTGTCGACCCTGTATTCAAAGCATCTGCTGGATTTGAGTTATTTGATTTTACATCTAGGGATCGGTTTTATAAAACCCTTAAAAAATGCTACCTGATCACTCCAAACCTGGAAGAAGTGGAATGGATCACCGGAGAGGAAACCGCCGAAAAGGCTGCAGACGAATTGGCAAAACACTGTGCAGTTTTTCTGAAAGGAGGACATAGCACAACCAAAAAAGGGGTGGATTATTTGTATGAAGGCAAACAGATCATTGAGTTTTTGCCTGCAAAGGAAAGCACAAACAGCAAGCATGGGACAGGATGCGTATTATCTGCTGCTATTGCGTCCAATCTGGCTCTGGGGTTTAGCCTGGAAGAGGCGTGCCGGAGAGGAAAAGCCTATTTGGAAAAAGTATTGGAGAGTAATCAAACCTTATTAGGATATCATAATGTATAA
- a CDS encoding thiamine phosphate synthase: MYNRFQYISQGHTPEEHLSNCEKVLAAGGKWIQLRMKNFPLEEVEETALQVQSLCATFGATFIINDHVDLAKKINADGVHLGLTDLPVREARLILGQEKIIGGTANTLKDVLQRIDEGCNYIGLGPFRFTRTKEKLSPILGLEGYRSIIGRLDEKQRKTPIVAIGGIQVEDISSILATGISGIAVSGVLTNPSNTKEIVERINTIGYEPA, translated from the coding sequence ATGTATAACAGATTTCAATATATATCACAAGGACATACACCTGAAGAACATCTAAGCAACTGCGAAAAAGTCTTGGCTGCTGGAGGTAAATGGATACAGTTGCGTATGAAGAATTTTCCGCTTGAAGAAGTCGAGGAGACAGCGCTTCAAGTACAATCCTTGTGCGCTACTTTCGGAGCAACTTTTATTATCAACGACCATGTGGATCTGGCGAAGAAAATAAATGCCGATGGAGTTCATCTCGGGTTGACAGACTTGCCGGTCAGAGAAGCGAGATTGATTTTGGGCCAGGAAAAAATTATTGGGGGAACGGCCAATACGCTGAAAGATGTGCTACAACGAATAGATGAAGGCTGCAACTACATTGGCTTAGGCCCATTCAGATTCACCCGAACCAAAGAAAAACTGAGCCCTATACTCGGACTGGAAGGTTATCGAAGTATAATCGGGCGGCTGGATGAAAAGCAGAGAAAAACCCCTATTGTGGCAATTGGAGGCATTCAAGTAGAAGACATATCATCCATTCTCGCTACAGGAATCAGTGGAATTGCTGTATCGGGAGTTTTGACTAACCCCAGCAATACTAAAGAAATTGTGGAACGCATAAATACGATAGGTTATGAACCCGCTTAA
- a CDS encoding thiazole synthase: MNPLKIGEKEFNSRLFLGTGKFGSALEMKNAIINSDSELVTVALKRIDLETDTDSILSHVPKSVNLLPNTSGARNAKEAVFAAQLAREALETNWLKLEIHPDPKYLLPDPIETLKATEELAKLGFIVLPYIHADPVLCKLLEDAGTAAVMPLGSPIGTNKGLRTIDFLEIIIEQSRVPVIVDAGIGAPSDAAKAMEIGADAVLVNTAIAVAGNPADMASAFKMAVIAGRLAYESRLGKIQSSAIASSPLTSFLNG, translated from the coding sequence ATGAACCCGCTTAAGATAGGAGAGAAGGAATTCAATTCCAGACTATTTCTGGGGACTGGCAAATTCGGCTCTGCATTAGAGATGAAGAATGCCATTATCAATTCGGATTCTGAATTGGTAACGGTCGCATTGAAGAGAATTGACCTGGAAACTGATACAGATTCAATTTTGAGTCATGTGCCCAAATCAGTCAATCTACTTCCTAACACCTCAGGGGCAAGAAATGCAAAGGAAGCTGTTTTTGCAGCTCAGCTGGCACGGGAAGCTTTGGAGACGAATTGGTTGAAATTGGAAATTCATCCGGATCCTAAGTACTTGCTGCCCGACCCGATAGAAACTTTGAAAGCGACGGAAGAATTGGCGAAACTAGGCTTTATTGTGCTTCCCTATATTCACGCAGATCCTGTGTTGTGTAAGCTACTAGAAGATGCAGGTACAGCAGCCGTGATGCCTTTAGGCTCCCCGATTGGAACCAACAAAGGTCTGAGAACAATAGATTTTCTGGAAATTATAATCGAGCAAAGCCGCGTCCCGGTAATTGTAGACGCAGGGATCGGCGCTCCTTCAGATGCTGCAAAAGCCATGGAAATAGGGGCTGATGCAGTCCTAGTAAATACTGCCATCGCAGTAGCAGGAAATCCTGCCGACATGGCTTCCGCTTTTAAAATGGCTGTAATAGCAGGCAGATTGGCCTATGAATCGAGATTGGGAAAAATCCAATCTTCAGCGATTGCTTCCAGTCCGTTAACCTCTTTTCTGAATGGGTAG
- the thiH gene encoding 2-iminoacetate synthase ThiH encodes MGSFKNTFDMLSWDEIKESIYSKNEKDVLQALSATKLSLEDFKALVSPAAEPFLEQMAAKSSGLTQKRYGKTIQLYAPMYLSNECNNICTYCGFSLTNKVRRKTLSEKEILSEIESLKKSGFNHILLVTGEANHTVNINYFLQAIKLIKPYFANISIEFQPLSIEEYRQVHDAGVHSVLVYQETYHKEVYKTYHTKGKKSNFDYRLETPDRIGEAEIHKIGLGVLLGLEDWRVDSFFCAAHLDYLEKKFWKTKYSISFPRMRPAEGIIEPNVIVTDRHLVQLLTAYRLFNEDVELSISTRESEHFRNNIIPLGVTSMSAGSKTNPGGYSVEPESLEQFEISDERSVQEIVELIKDKGYEAVHKDWDRKFSENYA; translated from the coding sequence ATGGGTAGTTTTAAAAATACTTTCGATATGCTCTCATGGGATGAGATCAAAGAGTCGATTTATTCCAAGAACGAGAAAGACGTACTCCAGGCATTATCTGCCACGAAATTGTCGCTGGAGGATTTTAAAGCGCTGGTCTCCCCTGCCGCCGAACCTTTCCTAGAGCAGATGGCTGCCAAATCAAGTGGGCTTACGCAAAAGCGTTATGGAAAAACGATACAGCTCTATGCCCCCATGTATTTGAGCAATGAGTGCAATAATATCTGCACCTATTGTGGCTTCAGTCTGACCAACAAGGTGAGGCGGAAGACTCTCTCTGAGAAGGAGATTTTATCAGAAATAGAATCACTAAAGAAAAGTGGGTTTAACCATATTTTATTGGTGACAGGAGAGGCAAACCATACGGTGAACATCAATTATTTCTTGCAGGCCATAAAGCTCATCAAGCCGTATTTCGCCAATATTTCTATAGAATTTCAGCCGCTAAGCATAGAGGAGTATAGACAAGTACATGATGCGGGGGTTCATTCGGTGCTCGTCTATCAGGAGACCTATCACAAAGAAGTGTATAAGACCTATCATACCAAAGGCAAGAAATCCAACTTCGATTACCGCCTGGAAACACCCGACAGGATAGGCGAGGCTGAAATCCATAAAATCGGATTAGGTGTGCTACTTGGACTGGAAGATTGGCGGGTAGATTCTTTTTTCTGTGCTGCGCATCTTGACTATCTGGAGAAGAAATTCTGGAAAACAAAATACTCGATTTCATTTCCCCGCATGCGTCCTGCAGAGGGAATCATAGAGCCAAACGTCATCGTAACGGACAGGCATCTGGTGCAGTTGCTCACTGCTTACCGCCTGTTCAACGAAGATGTGGAACTGTCCATTTCCACAAGGGAATCGGAGCACTTTAGAAACAACATCATTCCACTTGGAGTCACGTCCATGAGTGCCGGGTCAAAAACTAACCCCGGTGGCTATTCGGTAGAACCTGAGTCACTGGAACAGTTTGAGATTTCAGATGAGCGTTCGGTGCAGGAGATTGTAGAATTGATCAAAGACAAGGGATACGAGGCCGTCCATAAAGACTGGGACAGGAAATTCAGTGAGAATTATGCTTAG
- a CDS encoding HesA/MoeB/ThiF family protein: MLSREEINRYSKQVMLEDVGLLGQSMLKEAKVLVIGAGGLGAPLLQYLTSMGIGTIGIVDFDVVEISNLHRQILFTPDDAGMPKVEVTRAKLVKQNPYVSINTYPVVLSEENAEQIFADYDIIVDGCDNFLTRYTVNDICVKMGKTLVYGSILGYQGQVAVFNHKNSKHLRDLFPEPPNAEDVPNCSENGVMGHVPGIVGLYMCNLVTQLILDQFDQPNTFFLTDLKTLEIRKIRF; this comes from the coding sequence ATGCTTAGCAGAGAAGAAATTAACCGCTACAGTAAGCAAGTCATGTTGGAAGACGTAGGCTTACTAGGACAGAGCATGCTGAAAGAAGCTAAGGTACTTGTGATCGGAGCAGGTGGCTTAGGAGCTCCTTTACTTCAATATTTGACATCCATGGGTATAGGTACTATCGGTATTGTGGATTTTGATGTGGTAGAAATATCAAACCTTCACCGTCAGATTTTATTCACCCCTGATGATGCAGGAATGCCCAAAGTGGAGGTAACCCGGGCAAAACTGGTAAAGCAGAACCCGTATGTTTCCATTAACACCTATCCTGTAGTGCTGTCAGAAGAAAACGCGGAGCAGATTTTTGCTGATTACGACATCATTGTGGACGGTTGTGACAATTTCTTGACTCGTTATACAGTAAACGATATCTGCGTCAAGATGGGCAAAACACTGGTTTATGGAAGTATTCTAGGTTATCAGGGGCAGGTAGCCGTCTTTAATCACAAGAACAGCAAACACCTCCGTGACCTATTTCCTGAGCCTCCAAACGCTGAAGATGTACCAAACTGCTCAGAAAACGGCGTGATGGGGCATGTGCCTGGAATCGTGGGATTATATATGTGCAATCTGGTTACCCAGTTGATTCTTGACCAATTTGACCAACCCAATACGTTTTTCCTGACAGACCTGAAGACACTAGAAATCAGAAAGATCCGCTTTTAA
- a CDS encoding N-acetylmuramoyl-L-alanine amidase — protein MERFKNKKILLSLILCIPFVFGGFITNETMMPKFRMKKIVLDAGHGGRDPGNIGSRAKEKDINLAVTLLVGKYIKENLPDVEVVYTRKDDSFPTLKERPMIANRNKADLFVSIHSNSATNKSAFGTETFVMGTKHFESNFDIVKRENSVILLEDNYAENYEGFDPSSPESYMMFNLMSKVHFENSVSLADNIEKQFKDRVGRKSRGVKQGPFYVLWTPSMPSVLVELGFLSNTTEEKFLMSQEGKEYMASAIYRSIRDYKESIESN, from the coding sequence ATGGAACGGTTCAAAAACAAAAAAATTCTTCTTAGTCTGATTTTATGTATCCCATTTGTGTTTGGAGGTTTTATCACCAACGAAACAATGATGCCGAAGTTTCGGATGAAAAAGATAGTTCTTGATGCAGGACATGGTGGTAGAGATCCAGGGAATATAGGCTCTAGGGCGAAAGAAAAGGATATTAACCTTGCGGTCACTTTATTGGTTGGGAAATATATCAAAGAAAATCTGCCTGACGTCGAAGTAGTCTATACCCGAAAGGATGATAGCTTTCCTACCTTGAAAGAACGTCCGATGATCGCAAATAGAAACAAAGCTGATCTATTTGTTTCCATTCATTCCAATTCTGCCACGAACAAATCTGCATTTGGCACGGAGACCTTCGTCATGGGTACCAAGCATTTCGAATCCAACTTTGATATCGTCAAGCGTGAAAACTCGGTGATTCTTCTGGAGGATAATTATGCGGAGAACTATGAAGGATTTGACCCTTCTAGTCCTGAATCCTACATGATGTTCAACTTGATGTCAAAGGTGCATTTCGAAAATTCTGTCTCTTTGGCGGACAACATAGAAAAGCAATTTAAAGATAGAGTAGGCCGTAAAAGCCGGGGAGTAAAGCAAGGTCCTTTTTACGTGCTGTGGACTCCATCCATGCCTTCTGTCTTGGTAGAACTTGGTTTCTTATCAAATACCACTGAAGAGAAGTTTCTGATGAGCCAGGAAGGTAAGGAATACATGGCATCTGCCATCTATAGATCCATCCGGGATTATAAGGAATCTATTGAATCTAATTAA
- a CDS encoding putative LPS assembly protein LptD, which produces MVIPLAVTAQNPVRNIEEKPILLPDTLAPPSRDLIDLDTIPNPIDTLVSSDSTKIVPRSDITTDITYYGEDSIVSDFTENKIYLHKQAWFEYGTMRLEADLIIIDWKNSELYASGVTDSLGNITGNPFFKDGNSSYEIRKEMRYNFKTQKAIIKDVVTEQQDGILRGETIKKTTDGSIYMDHGYYTTCTLTTPHWHISSNKIKSVEGGQVVSGPFNIYFNGIPTPVGLPFGIIPNTPEEKASGLIFPSYGQEQRRGLYLRDLGYYFAINDYVHARVTGDIFSNGGWGLKAQAAYKKRYRFGGSFNIDFQKFQSPETELNPVDYNTFRIQWSHNPVSRGNSNFSASVNAGSTSYFNNIVNPNNFTNNVTSDLSSNINYTKTFAGTPFSLSASMRHSQSVQTGEVQLNLPTMAVSMNRQSPFKNMKFEPLKTLNISYNFDLQNSITNKVTQEFGVDPNLVDNTEAPDLVPFTPSNFKYLLENANTGARNRIPISSNFTLFKYFTGTASANLTELWYLKRINYFYNPEEERVDKILEDGFNRVTFYSTAFALNTNIYGFFNFKKGAIQAIRHHIQPSLSFSFTPDFSDPSYGYYQEVQTNEEGDMRLFSRQAGFSYSGAPMGESRSMNFSIRSVLEAKVLNKADSTGDNPTKKIPLLENIDLGGSYNFAADSFNLSPIRISARTSFFNRKLSVNMSSTLDPYATRTFTDSRGEPTIRSINQFAWKNGQGIGTIRNASLNMNASINPSSAQNPGEVRDEITQQFMEQGGVMNEFVESEINRIATDPSQYIDWNIPWNVSFGYVLAYSKPASGRKNITQTINMNGDFSLSEKWKLNFSTGFDAQTQKLTQTMIGIARDLHCWQMNVNWVPFGAFTSYNIDIRVKSSILQDLKVSRRRSFFDN; this is translated from the coding sequence GTGGTTATCCCGCTGGCGGTAACTGCACAAAATCCAGTCCGCAATATCGAAGAAAAACCAATACTTCTGCCTGATACGTTAGCCCCACCGTCTCGGGACTTGATTGATCTGGACACTATACCCAATCCTATCGATACGCTTGTGTCTTCGGATTCGACAAAAATTGTGCCTAGGAGTGATATTACCACGGATATAACATATTACGGAGAAGATAGTATCGTTTCGGATTTCACGGAAAACAAAATCTATCTCCATAAACAAGCATGGTTTGAATACGGGACCATGAGATTGGAGGCAGATCTTATCATCATAGACTGGAAAAACTCAGAATTGTATGCTTCAGGGGTTACGGATAGCCTAGGAAACATCACAGGAAATCCGTTTTTCAAGGACGGAAACTCTTCCTATGAGATCCGAAAGGAAATGAGATACAACTTTAAAACCCAAAAAGCGATAATCAAGGATGTGGTCACTGAGCAGCAAGACGGTATCTTAAGGGGTGAAACCATAAAAAAGACAACTGATGGCAGCATCTACATGGATCACGGGTACTACACCACCTGTACACTCACCACTCCGCACTGGCATATCTCTTCCAATAAAATTAAATCTGTAGAGGGCGGCCAAGTGGTTTCAGGGCCTTTTAATATTTATTTCAATGGGATACCTACGCCTGTAGGATTGCCATTTGGCATCATTCCCAATACCCCCGAAGAAAAAGCTTCAGGACTGATCTTCCCGTCCTATGGTCAAGAACAAAGAAGGGGACTTTACCTTCGTGATCTCGGGTACTATTTCGCTATCAACGATTATGTGCACGCAAGGGTGACTGGGGATATTTTCTCCAATGGGGGCTGGGGTCTCAAAGCTCAGGCCGCTTACAAAAAACGTTATAGATTTGGGGGCTCGTTCAACATAGACTTCCAGAAGTTTCAATCTCCCGAAACGGAGCTAAATCCTGTGGACTACAACACCTTCCGTATCCAATGGTCTCACAACCCTGTCTCCAGAGGCAATAGCAATTTCTCTGCCTCAGTGAATGCCGGCTCCACGAGTTATTTCAATAACATCGTCAATCCCAACAACTTCACCAACAACGTGACTTCGGATCTATCATCGAATATCAACTATACCAAGACTTTTGCAGGAACACCTTTCTCCCTGAGTGCAAGTATGCGTCACTCCCAAAGTGTGCAGACTGGGGAGGTACAGCTGAATTTACCAACTATGGCTGTGTCTATGAATAGACAAAGTCCATTCAAAAACATGAAGTTTGAGCCCTTGAAGACGTTGAACATCTCATATAATTTTGATCTTCAAAACAGCATCACCAATAAGGTCACTCAGGAATTCGGTGTAGATCCAAACCTGGTCGATAATACCGAAGCCCCGGATTTGGTGCCTTTCACTCCATCTAACTTCAAGTATTTGCTGGAAAACGCAAATACCGGTGCAAGGAACAGGATTCCCATTAGCTCTAATTTCACCTTGTTTAAGTACTTTACCGGAACTGCTTCAGCCAACCTGACAGAACTATGGTATCTGAAGAGAATCAATTACTTCTACAATCCTGAGGAAGAAAGAGTGGATAAAATCCTGGAAGATGGCTTCAACAGGGTGACATTCTATTCTACTGCTTTTGCCTTAAACACCAATATCTATGGTTTTTTCAACTTCAAAAAAGGGGCAATCCAAGCAATACGCCATCACATTCAGCCATCCTTGAGTTTCAGTTTCACCCCGGATTTCTCGGATCCTTCCTATGGCTACTATCAGGAAGTACAAACCAATGAAGAAGGGGACATGCGGCTGTTTTCTCGGCAGGCAGGCTTCTCCTATAGCGGGGCACCTATGGGTGAAAGCAGATCTATGAATTTCAGTATCCGAAGTGTTTTGGAAGCTAAAGTCTTAAACAAAGCAGATTCTACAGGAGATAATCCCACCAAGAAAATACCATTGTTGGAAAACATTGATTTGGGTGGAAGTTATAATTTCGCAGCTGATTCTTTCAACTTATCGCCAATCCGTATCAGTGCCAGAACAAGCTTTTTCAACCGAAAACTGTCTGTGAATATGAGTTCCACACTCGACCCTTACGCCACGAGAACCTTTACCGACTCCAGAGGGGAGCCTACGATTAGATCCATCAATCAATTCGCCTGGAAGAATGGACAAGGAATCGGCACCATTAGAAATGCTTCCCTGAATATGAATGCCTCTATCAATCCGAGCAGTGCCCAAAATCCCGGAGAGGTGAGAGATGAAATCACACAGCAATTTATGGAACAAGGGGGCGTGATGAATGAATTTGTGGAAAGTGAAATCAATAGAATCGCCACAGATCCCAGCCAATACATAGATTGGAACATCCCCTGGAATGTCTCATTTGGCTATGTCCTCGCCTATAGCAAGCCAGCCTCAGGGAGGAAGAATATTACCCAAACTATAAACATGAACGGGGACTTTTCACTTTCTGAGAAGTGGAAGCTCAACTTCTCGACAGGATTTGATGCCCAAACCCAAAAGCTAACGCAAACTATGATCGGTATTGCCAGAGACCTTCATTGCTGGCAAATGAACGTAAACTGGGTTCCTTTTGGGGCGTTCACTTCCTATAATATTGATATTAGAGTGAAGTCCTCCATTCTTCAGGACCTGAAAGTATCCAGAAGAAGATCATTCTTCGACAATTAG
- a CDS encoding arginine deiminase family protein produces MNLRLNSEFGTLKAVLMHRPGREIDRLTPYNKEYLLFDDVPYLEALQREHDTFSNLIKESTGAQVYQLREMLIRVLYDQQILLGLMRESLERSGMVHLAEDILERYSTAECAGILTAGLKVHELRKKLPKLNAGELMEFAFVISPCPNLYFQRDPMALTPGGIIFSSMRMEGRQREADLLRTIFENYPDFKGQINKLYPVEGHDTPPSIEGGDVIILSQKAIAIGNSERTHEKAIYHAAKALLAEGTVERVYEVHLPQKRQYMHLDTVFTVLDENLVLTYPDAMNSVLQTSLYTLKEHNGDKVHIKREVLKESLLTVLEREIPHLEILHTADGNPDYAMREQWFDGANVFAIGPRRVISYNRNIHTNRALRNMGVEVLEIPSSELSRGLGGPRCMTMPISRSKV; encoded by the coding sequence ATGAACCTTCGACTCAATTCGGAATTCGGTACCCTTAAAGCTGTGTTGATGCACAGGCCTGGAAGGGAAATAGATAGACTCACTCCATATAATAAGGAATATCTCCTCTTTGATGACGTTCCTTACCTGGAGGCGTTACAACGGGAGCATGATACTTTTTCCAATCTTATCAAAGAATCGACTGGTGCCCAAGTATATCAGCTCCGTGAAATGCTGATCCGGGTGCTGTATGATCAGCAGATCTTGTTGGGACTGATGCGTGAATCTTTGGAAAGGTCAGGGATGGTTCATCTGGCTGAAGATATTTTGGAACGCTACTCTACCGCCGAGTGTGCAGGGATATTGACTGCGGGATTGAAAGTCCATGAGCTTAGGAAGAAATTGCCGAAACTGAATGCAGGAGAATTGATGGAGTTTGCCTTTGTGATTTCCCCATGCCCAAACCTTTACTTTCAGCGTGATCCTATGGCGCTGACTCCGGGAGGTATTATTTTCTCCAGTATGCGTATGGAAGGCAGGCAGCGTGAGGCGGATCTGCTTCGTACTATTTTTGAAAATTATCCTGATTTCAAGGGGCAGATCAATAAACTCTATCCGGTGGAAGGGCATGATACCCCGCCAAGTATAGAAGGTGGTGATGTGATCATCTTGTCACAGAAGGCCATAGCCATAGGCAATTCTGAGCGAACACACGAAAAGGCCATATATCATGCAGCAAAGGCACTGCTGGCGGAAGGGACCGTGGAGCGAGTATATGAAGTTCATCTTCCGCAAAAACGACAGTATATGCACCTGGATACCGTGTTTACCGTTCTGGATGAAAATCTGGTACTTACTTATCCGGATGCTATGAATTCTGTGTTGCAGACTTCCCTATATACACTGAAGGAACACAATGGGGACAAGGTCCACATCAAACGCGAGGTGCTTAAGGAATCTCTGCTCACCGTACTTGAGAGAGAAATTCCGCATTTGGAGATTTTGCATACTGCAGATGGCAATCCTGATTATGCGATGCGTGAGCAATGGTTTGATGGGGCAAATGTCTTTGCCATAGGCCCTCGGAGAGTGATATCCTATAATAGGAATATCCATACAAACCGGGCTCTAAGAAACATGGGAGTGGAGGTGTTGGAAATACCTTCCTCAGAGCTTTCACGTGGACTAGGCGGACCAAGGTGTATGACTATGCCGATCAGCAGATCGAAGGTTTAA
- a CDS encoding DUF4197 domain-containing protein, translating to MNSENTTVKKLPVILSLVFMFFLGSCDTLNHLSKSLDMGIPTDSEINSGLKQALEYGTSYASGELSKENGYFGNLAVKILFPEEAKKVENTLRTLGLGNLCDQVILSVNRAAEDAAKEAKPIFVDAIKQMTITDVRNILLGEKNAATLYFEGKTTNTLESKFKPVIQSSLEKVGATKYWSDVIGRYNKVPLVTPIEADLSTYVTQKAIDGLFHEIAIEELKIRESASARSTLLLQKVFGYAEKQGS from the coding sequence ATGAATTCAGAAAACACCACAGTCAAAAAGCTTCCAGTCATACTGAGCCTTGTTTTTATGTTTTTTTTGGGGAGCTGCGACACCCTTAATCACTTGAGCAAATCCTTGGATATGGGAATACCCACTGACTCAGAGATCAATTCAGGTCTCAAGCAAGCACTGGAGTACGGCACCAGCTATGCTTCCGGGGAACTTTCCAAAGAAAACGGATACTTCGGTAATTTGGCAGTGAAAATCCTTTTTCCTGAAGAAGCCAAGAAAGTTGAAAACACACTGCGTACGCTTGGACTGGGAAATCTCTGTGATCAGGTAATCCTGAGCGTGAACCGGGCTGCCGAAGACGCTGCCAAAGAAGCAAAGCCGATATTTGTAGATGCGATCAAGCAGATGACTATCACTGATGTGAGAAATATACTGCTTGGAGAAAAGAATGCGGCCACCCTGTATTTTGAAGGCAAAACTACCAATACCTTAGAATCCAAATTCAAACCTGTAATCCAGTCTAGCTTGGAGAAAGTGGGAGCAACTAAGTATTGGAGCGACGTAATCGGCCGATATAATAAGGTACCACTTGTCACACCTATAGAGGCGGATCTATCCACTTATGTAACCCAAAAAGCAATCGATGGACTTTTCCATGAAATCGCCATTGAAGAACTGAAAATCAGGGAGTCGGCTTCTGCCAGAAGTACGTTGCTACTACAAAAAGTATTTGGATACGCTGAAAAACAAGGATCCTAA
- a CDS encoding response regulator, producing MNEKLTIFYTDDDIDDLEFFKTVVNMITEDYTVVTHMDGKQLLHALENPPPHPHLLFLDINMPGMSGIEILQQVRNSEKHAGLPIIMFSTTQDEHIIRQTQELGANYYVPKAESFKQLRKSIQHTLQINWRDFIADQTNYLYNFN from the coding sequence ATGAACGAGAAACTAACAATCTTTTATACAGATGACGACATTGATGATTTGGAATTCTTCAAGACCGTAGTCAACATGATCACAGAGGACTACACCGTTGTGACTCATATGGATGGAAAGCAATTGCTACATGCACTTGAAAACCCTCCACCTCATCCCCATTTGCTTTTTTTGGACATCAACATGCCAGGTATGAGCGGAATAGAAATCCTTCAACAAGTCCGTAATTCTGAAAAACATGCAGGCTTACCTATAATCATGTTCTCCACCACCCAAGACGAGCATATTATCCGGCAAACGCAAGAGCTAGGGGCTAATTACTACGTACCTAAGGCAGAAAGCTTTAAGCAGCTTCGCAAATCAATCCAGCACACACTACAGATCAATTGGAGAGATTTTATAGCTGACCAAACTAATTACCTTTATAACTTCAACTAA
- a CDS encoding biliverdin-producing heme oxygenase, protein MRSAEATSPFSSRLKEATSSFHQELESLPISKSILKINITADEYLKYLNLMHDVVSEIEKKLFPRLQDLVMDLNDRKKSEWIEEDFRALGFEKNHTIEVFEKLNGEISSGYAMGMLYVIEGSTLGGRVIFKHLQRTLGYTSENGAAYFTGYGENTGLLWKNFICTLMDYEQKNKVGEEIIEGANYTFQAIGNHFKQATGD, encoded by the coding sequence ATGAGAAGTGCAGAAGCTACCAGTCCTTTTTCCAGCAGACTTAAAGAAGCCACCTCTTCATTTCATCAAGAACTGGAAAGTCTCCCTATTTCCAAATCTATCCTAAAGATTAATATCACCGCTGACGAGTACCTCAAATACCTTAACCTAATGCATGATGTGGTGAGTGAAATAGAAAAAAAGTTATTCCCAAGGCTCCAGGATCTGGTCATGGATTTAAACGACCGTAAAAAATCGGAATGGATAGAGGAAGACTTCAGAGCGCTGGGTTTTGAAAAGAACCATACTATAGAGGTATTTGAAAAATTAAATGGAGAAATTTCTTCGGGCTATGCCATGGGGATGCTTTATGTCATTGAAGGATCTACACTGGGCGGAAGGGTGATTTTTAAACATCTTCAGCGGACGCTTGGTTACACTTCTGAAAATGGAGCCGCTTATTTTACAGGTTATGGAGAAAATACCGGACTTCTTTGGAAGAATTTCATCTGCACCTTGATGGACTATGAACAGAAAAATAAGGTAGGAGAAGAAATCATCGAAGGTGCTAACTACACCTTTCAGGCCATCGGTAATCATTTCAAGCAAGCTACTGGCGATTAA